Proteins co-encoded in one Euleptes europaea isolate rEulEur1 chromosome 1, rEulEur1.hap1, whole genome shotgun sequence genomic window:
- the LOC130474257 gene encoding zinc finger protein OZF-like codes for MDPVFQMTICLMVMNIDGAVFIPAGDDWIKSENEEDAPHRLDHEPEDPNKPSKTLWEESEDFLDSEQPKSHKRDLETPRNTFSGEICFDYENGPGRVYPNDRPFKCEVCEKSFRHSSSLLTHRRLHTGEKPYKCTDCGKSFNTSSALIVHRRTHTGEKSYVCSDCGRCFSEGSVLIKHWRIHTGEKPYKCTICGRGFRQSSQLRAHERTHTGEKPYECPDCGKCFSTSSNLSAHQRTHTGEKPYICTECDRRFGHKSHLISHQKTHTEKLHACPDCPASFRMIHQLLVHRKSHQEERRYKCLLCGKTFSYSSALLAHQRMHTGDRPFKCLECGRSFIRNSDLNKHQRIHTGEKPYECPECGKRFNQSSHLVSHRRVHFKNAAKNSGADPATPVQQETESF; via the exons ATGGACCCCG TATTTCAGATGACCATTTGCCTTATGGTGATGAATATTGATGGAGCAGTCTTTATTCCGGCAGGTGATGATTGGATCAAGAGCGAAAATGAAGAGGACGCTCCCCATCGACTGGATCATGAACCAGAGGATCCCAACAAGCCATCTAAGACATTATGGGAGGAGAGCGAAGACTTCCTGGATTCCGAGCAGCCCAAAAGCCACAAGAGGGACTTGGAGACCCCTCGGAATACGTTCTCTGGGGAAATTTGTTTTGACTATGAGAACGGCCCTGGGAGGGTCTACCCAAATGACAGGCCGTTTAAGTGCGAGGTTTGTGAGAAAAGCTTCCGCCACAGTTCGAGCCTGCTTACCCATCGGAGGCTCCATACAGGGGAAAAGCCTTACAAATGCACTGATTGCGGGAAAAGCTTTAACACCAGTTCGGCCCTCATAGTACACCGCCggacccacactggggagaaatctTATGTGTGCTCCGACTGCGGGCGGTGCTTCAGCGAAGGCTCAGTGCTCATCAAGCACTGGcgaatccacacgggggagaagccttaCAAGTGCACGATATGCGGGAGGGGCTTTCGCCAGAGCTCACAACTCCGCGCCCACGAGAGGACCCACACGGGTGAAAAACCCTACGAGTGCCCGGACTGCGGGAAATGTTTCAGCACCAGCTCGAACCTCTCTGCCCATCAGAGGacccacactggagagaagccCTACATATGCACGGAGTGTGACCGGCGCTTTGGCCATAAGTCCCATCTCATCTCCCACCAGAAAACCCACACGGAGAAACTGCATGCTTGCCCCGACTGCCCGGCGAGCTTCCGCATGATCCACCAGCTCCTGGTCCATCGCAAATCCCACCAGGAGGAGAGGCGCTACAAATGCCTCCTCTGCGGGAAGACCTTCAGTTACAGCTCGGCCCTCCTGGCCCATCAGAGGATGCACACGGGCGACAGGCCGTTCAAGTGCCTAGAGTGCGGGAGGAGTTTCATTCGGAATTCAGACTTGAACAAACACCAAAGAATCCACACGGGCGAGAAACCGTATGAGTGCCCTGAGTGTGGGAAGAGGTTTAACCAGAGCTCGCACCTGGTTAGCCACCGAAGAGTCCACTTCAAAAACGCTGCAAAAAATTCAGGTGCGGACCCAGCCACTCCAGTGCAGCAAGAGACAGAGTCTTTCTGA
- the TRIM41 gene encoding E3 ubiquitin-protein ligase TRIM41 codes for MAAAAGPLNPVATLHEEAVCAICLDYFTDPVSIGCGHNFCRVCITQLWGAGDGPDEEEEGDDVGASGSDGDYRPGSEEAADDGGIDDLGPEEDVDDEDDLEDDEYLDGGDMDEEDDDASRDGYDEDDEEVWDEEEDRDFWDQDPGSDEMWQDAMENDLFFDNYDEEGEVMDEEGEYDVDYPAEAASPTPPPRQSFTCPQCRKTFPHRNFRPNLQLANMVEIIRQMHPQPLKAATASTELVELGAAGDASGVPPALAAGRAPRGERSLCAKHQEPLKLFCEADEEPICVVCRESRSHKHHSVMPLEEVVQEYKAKLQDHLDPLKKKLEAVLKQKSSEQEKVAELRNKMKLDMKEFESDFERLHQFLVGEQALLLHQLEDRYEILLARQNSNITHLEEQGAALSRLIAEAEDKSKQDGLQLLKDFKGTLVRCENITFQDPEMVPVDAGKKYRNCFLVDILMKKMEKVFSKIPQVDLTLDPETAHPRLTLSSDCRSVRLGERWRDVPDNPKRFNSDYCVLALKGFTGGRHCWEVEVGGRRGWAVGAARESARRKEKSSGGPHLKREIWCVGTNGKKYQALTTTEQTSLSPSEKLRRFCVYLDYEQGQLSFYNAESMSHIHTFNASFHERIFPFFRILSKGTRIKLCN; via the exons ATGGCGGCAGCAGCAGGCCCCCTGAACCCTGTGGCCACCCTCCACGAAGAGGCTGTCTGTGCTATCTGCCTGGACTACTTCACTGACCCAGTGTCCATTGGATGCGGCCACAACTTCTGCCGGGTGTGTATCACTCAGTTGTGGGGTGCCGGGGACGGTccagatgaggaagaagaaggagatgaTGTAGGAGCGTCTGGCTCCGATGGTGACTACAGGCCTGGTTCCGAGGAGGCCGCGGATGATGGAGGGATAGATGACCTGGGACCTGAGGAAGAtgttgatgatgaagatgatttAGAGGACGATGAGTACCTGGATGGTGGGGACATGGATGAGGAAGATGATGATGCATCCAGGGATGGGtatgatgaagatgatgaggaAGTGTGGGATGAGGAGGAAGACAGAGACTTTTGGGACCAGGATCCTGGGTCAGATGAGATGTGGCAGGATGCCATGGAGAATGACCTGTTCTTTGACAACTACGATGAAGAGGGGGAAGTGATGGATGAAGAAGGGGAGTATGATGTGGACTACCCTGCAGAAGCAGCCTCCCCGACTCCACCACCGCGCCAGTCTTTCACTTGCCCACAGTGCCGCAAAACGTTCCCTCACCGCAACTTCCGCCCCAACCTTCAGCTGGCTAACATGGTGGAGATCATCCGCCAGATGCACCCGCAGCCGCTCAAGGCTGCAACGGCATCAACTGAGTTGGTGGAGCTGGGCGCAGCGGGGGATGCATCAGGAGTGCCGCCTGCCTTGGCGGCAGGTAGAGCTCCACGAGGGGAGCGAAGCTTGTGCGCGAAGCACCAGGAGCCGCTCAAGCTTTTCTGTGAAGCTGATGAGGAGCCGATCTGCGTGGTGTGCAGGGAGTCACGAAGCCATAAACATCATAGTGTCATGCCACTTGAGGAAGTTGTGCAAGAATACAAG gccaaaCTCCAGGATCACTTGGATCCACTGAAGAAGAAACTGGAGGCTGTTCTGAAGCAGAAGTCAAGCGAACAAGAGAAAGTAGCTGAACTCAGG AACAAGATGAAGCTGGACATGAAAGAATTCGAGTCGGACTTTGAGCGGCTGCACCAGTTCCTTGTGGGGGAGCAGGCGCTGCTCCTGCACCAGCTGGAGGATCGCTACGAAATTCTGCTAGCCCGCCAGAATAGTAATATCACTCACCTGGAGGAGCAGGGGGCTGCGCTAAGCCGCCTCATTGCAGAAGCCGAAGACAAGAGCAAGCAGGATGGTTTGCAGCTGCTCAAG GATTTCAAAGGCACCTTAGTCag GTGTGAGAACATAACATTCCAGGATCCTGAGATGGTGCCAGTGGACGCAGGAAAGAAATATCGGAACTGTTTCCTTGTCGACATCTTGATGAAGAAGATGGAGAAAGTCTTCAGCAAAATCCCTCAAG TTGACTTGACCCTGGACCCTGAGACGGCCCATCCACGGCTCACCCTCTCCTCCGACTGCCGCAGCGTCCGCCTCGGGGAGCGCTGGCGAGACGTGCCCGACAACCCCAAACGCTTCAACTCCGACTACTGCGTGCTGGCTCTGAAGGGCTTCACTGGCGGCCGCCACTGCTGGGAAGTGGAGGTGGGCGGCCGACGGGGCTGGGCCGTGGGAGCGGCCCGGGAATCGGCCAGGCGCAAAGAGAAGTCCAGCGGAGGCCCCCACCTGAAGCGGGAGATCTGGTGTGTGGGGACCAATGGGAAGAAGTACCAGGCCCTGACGACCACCGAGCAGACGTCCCTCTCTCCCTCTGAGAAGCTCCGGCGCTTCTGCGTCTACCTGGACTATGAGCAGGGCCAGCTGAGCTTCTACAATGCCGAGAGCATGTCCCACATCCACACTTTCAACGCCTCGTTCCATGAGCGCATCTTCCCTTTCTTCCGCATCCTCTCCAAGGGCACCCGCATCAAGCTCTGCAATTGA